A DNA window from Bombus vancouverensis nearcticus chromosome 6, iyBomVanc1_principal, whole genome shotgun sequence contains the following coding sequences:
- the LOC117158139 gene encoding E3 ubiquitin-protein ligase E3D yields the protein MIESITLELRPRLQICNVFIHLKKKVNSTGARIKVSEESIKITIENNTKTFLTKFVKLIPDSLSTLNVTSNWICFRVQTISDPVFGSFKTQIITNPAFNVNSLNDSFKTTELFNTGKCRIMCACCENIVSKNMYIKRILPLPDMNYDSSEWFCCKHNHSNTMHNLIPSESEIFYGPLFFIIHSNLLNHNLKIDENIVICNRCLQYLGKILPDNSLKLWNCAVDYNLLSNSQSKTATDPFNDFLLAIKTSMIGMIGEEIILQCFIGKEIQSLILKPMDWHLNLMIEPKEMSDDNVTLQRISVVKVLYKYETDKNIIDSVNKSYCEVSFSVIAAGLEHLIASTKRFPRLHRTVTDYYIGHICLENFTDNT from the coding sequence atgATAGAATCTATAACATTAGAACTACGACCTAGGCTTCAAATATGCAAtgtttttattcatttaaagaaaaaagtaaattcAACAGGAGCTAGAATAAAGGTTTCAgaagaaagtataaaaataactatagaaaataatacaaaaacatttttaacaaaatttgtaAAGTTAATACCAGATTCATTATCAACATTAAATGTTACAAGCAATTGGATTTGTTTCCGTGTACAAACAATATCTGATCCTGTATTTGGATCTTTTAAAACGCAAATAATTACCAATCCAGCATTCAATGTTAATTCTTTGAATGATTCTTTTAAAACTACTGAGTTATTTAATACTGGTAAATGTCGTATAATGTGTGCTTGTTGCGAAAACATTGTTTCTAAAAACATGTATATTAAAAGGATTTTACCTTTACCAGATATGAATTATGATTCAAGCGAATGGTTTTGTTGTAAACATAATCATAGTAATACTATGCATAATTTGATTCCATCAGAGTCTGAGATTTTCTATGGGCCACTTTTCTTCATCATTCACTCAAATTTACTTAATCACAACTTAAAAATAGATGAAAATATTGTGATTTGTAACAGATGTTTACAATATTTAGGGAAAATTCTTCCAGATAATTCACTTAAATTATGGAATTGTGCTGTggattacaatttattaagtaaCTCACAAAGTAAGACTGCAACAGATCCCTTTAATGATTTTTTACTTGCTATTAAAACTTCAATGATTGGTATGATTGGTGAAGAAATAATTTTGCAATGCTTTATAGGAAAAGAAATTCAGTCTCTCATTTTAAAACCAATGGATTGGCACTTAAATTTAATGATTGAGCCTAAGGAAATGTCAGACGATAATGTAACTTTGCAAAGAATATCAGTTGTCaaagtattatataaatatgaaacagACAAAAATATTATTGATTCTGTAAATAAATCGTATTGTGAAGTTAGTTTTTCAGTAATAGCAGCAGGTTTGGAACATTTAATAGCATCAACAAAACGATTTCCACGGCTTCATAGAACTGTAACTGATTATTATATTGGACATATATGCCTAGAAAATTTTACAGACAAtacttaa
- the LOC117158138 gene encoding oxysterol-binding protein-related protein 9 isoform X1, giving the protein MHTHTLINNSEQQITMSTMEGSLSKWTNVVNGWQYRWFVLDDNAGLLSYYTSKEKMMRGARRGCVRLRGAIIGIDDEDDSTFTITTSSYKDDPKTFHFQTRNAEERERWIRALEDTILRHSHARWDPKKSPPKQDFDRKVAEADAYLQLLIDQIKLIETKQRSVATEDEEKQQKYTAILTQANAMLNSVKHTIVQLQIAKNTAIPVNGVYRGPTDSIHVSSSLSHVAVREPEATVQTGIELGSECVELRVPTLPNAVVDRDLPVPQFSYSSSDEDEDYYDAADEISPPAMQNHISIRRRDSERSHVDVSNENRKQNPLPPTKGDGSVDYDALYEEESETEMDSMESHGSVVTHLLSQVKIGMDLTKVALPTFILERRSLLEMYADYFTHPNQFVSIADMSTPKDRMVQVVRWYLCSFHAGRKSGVAKKPYNPILGEIFRCHWDIPNDAIDSSNDTKLVVGGPVPWCKENQLSFIAEQVSHHPPISAFYAEHYAKKISFGAHVWTKSKFLGLSIGVHNVGKGWVNVLQHGEEYVLTFPNGYGRSILTVPWIELGGTATIHCTQTGYHAAVEFLTKPFYGGKRNRITCQITQPGDKKPFVVINGEWSGAMEAKWSDGRTEIFADVKELYTQRKLVKPVCEQEEHESRKVWRDVTVGLRINDMEKATAAKCAIEQKQRDEARNRKENNINWQTKLFKETKDGSWVYVKPLADRLHSCSNQSATT; this is encoded by the exons ATGCATACACATACACTCATAAATAACAGCGAGCAACAAATAACAATGTCGACGATGGAAGGTTCACTTAGTAAATGGACAAATGTTGTTAATGGATGGCAATATCGTTGGTTTGTTTTAGATGATAATGCTGGTCTTCTATCGTATTATACG AGTAAAGAAAAAATGATGAGAGGAGCACGTAGAGGATGTGTACGTTTAAGAGGTGCTATTATAGGTATTGATGATGAGGACGATAGCACATTTACAATTACTACATCATCATACAAAGATGATCCaaaaacatttcattttcaaacAAGAAATGCAGAGGAACGAGAACGTTGGATTCGTGCTTTAGAAGACACTATATTACGTCATTCACATGCT AGATGGGATCCTAAAAAATCTCCTCCGAAGCAAGACTTTGATCGCAAAGTAGCTGAAGCAGATGCTTACCTTCAATTGTTGATTgatcaaataaaattaattgaaacaaaACAAAGATCTGTTGCTACAGAAGATGAAGAAAAGCAACAAAAATATACAGCAATTTTAACTCAAGCCAATGCAATGCTTAATTCAGTTAAAcatacaattgttcaattacaaattgcaaag AATACAGCAATACCTGTAAATGGAGTATATAGGGGACCCACTGATTCAATACATGTTTCGTCTTCATTATCGCATG ttGCTGTTAGAGAACCAGAAGCAACTGTACAGACTGGTATTGAATTAGGTTCTGAATGTGTAGAACTAAGAGTACCTACATTGCCAAAtg CTGTTGTGGATAGGGATCTCCCTGTACCCCAATTCTCTTATTCATCTTCGGATGAAGACGAAGATTATTATGATGCAGCAGACGAAATATCACCTCCTGCAATGCAAAATCATATCAGTAT TAGAAGACGAGATAGTGAACGTTCACATGTGGATGTATCGAACGAAAATCGGAAGCAAAATCCGTTGCCACCTACAAAAGGTGATGGCTCTGTTGATTACGATG CCCTTTATGAAGAGGAAAGTGAAACAGAAA TGGATTCCATGGAATCCCATGGATCTGTAGTGACTCATCTTCTATCTCAAGTAAAAATTGGTATGGATTTAACAAAAGTAGCATTACCTACATTCATTTTGGAGCGCAGGTCGCTTCTTGAAATGTATGCAGACTATTTTACTCATCCAAATCAGTTTGTAAG cATAGCAGATATGTCTACTCCTAAAGATAGAATGGTTCAAGTAGTTCGTTGGTATTTATGCAGTTTCCATGCAGGTCGTAAATCAGGGGTAGCTAAGAAACCATATAATCCAATATTAGGTGAAATTTTTAGATGTCATTGGGATATTCCTAATGATGCTATAGATAGTTCTAATGATACAAAACTAGTTGTTGGAGGTCCTGTACCTTGGTGCAAAGAAAATCAGCTTTCATTTATTGCTGAACAAGTTTCTCATCATCCTCCCA TAAGTGCATTTTATGCTGAACATTATGCAAAAAAGATTAGTTTTGGTGCGCATGTATGGACGAAAAGCAAATTCCTTGGACTGAGTATAGGAGTACATAATGTTGGAAAGGGTTGGGTAAATGTATTACAACATGGAGAAGAATATGTATTGACTTTCCCAAATGGTTATGGTAGATCTATTCTTACTGTACCATGGATAGAGTTAGGGGGGACTGCAACTATTCATTGTACACAAACTGGTTACCATGCTGCTGTAGAATTTTTGACAAAACCTTTTTATGGCGGTAAGCGTAATCGAATTACATGTCAAATTACACAACCAGGAGATAAGAAACCATTTGTTGTTATAAACGGAGAATGGAGTGGTGCCATGGAAGCAAAGTGGTCTGATGGA aGAACTGAAATTTTTGCGGACGTTAAAGAACTTTACACTCAAAGAAAATTAGTGAAGCCAGTGTGTGAACAAGAAGAACACGAATCACGAAAAGTTTGGCGGGATGTAACTGTTGGATTAAGGATTAACGACATGGAAAAGGCAACAGCTGCTAAATGTGCAATCGAACAAAAACAACGAGATGAAGCACGtaatagaaaagaaaacaatattAATTGGCAAACTAAG TTGTTCAAAGAAACTAAAGATGGTAGTTGGGTCTATGTAAAACCACTTGCAGACAGATTACATTCTTGTTCCAATCAAAGTGCTACAACATAA
- the LOC117158138 gene encoding oxysterol-binding protein-related protein 9 isoform X3, with protein sequence MLGAASNTLYEEESETEMDSMESHGSVVTHLLSQVKIGMDLTKVALPTFILERRSLLEMYADYFTHPNQFVSIADMSTPKDRMVQVVRWYLCSFHAGRKSGVAKKPYNPILGEIFRCHWDIPNDAIDSSNDTKLVVGGPVPWCKENQLSFIAEQVSHHPPISAFYAEHYAKKISFGAHVWTKSKFLGLSIGVHNVGKGWVNVLQHGEEYVLTFPNGYGRSILTVPWIELGGTATIHCTQTGYHAAVEFLTKPFYGGKRNRITCQITQPGDKKPFVVINGEWSGAMEAKWSDGRTEIFADVKELYTQRKLVKPVCEQEEHESRKVWRDVTVGLRINDMEKATAAKCAIEQKQRDEARNRKENNINWQTKLFKETKDGSWVYVKPLADRLHSCSNQSATT encoded by the exons ATGCTGGGTGCAGCTTCAAATA CCCTTTATGAAGAGGAAAGTGAAACAGAAA TGGATTCCATGGAATCCCATGGATCTGTAGTGACTCATCTTCTATCTCAAGTAAAAATTGGTATGGATTTAACAAAAGTAGCATTACCTACATTCATTTTGGAGCGCAGGTCGCTTCTTGAAATGTATGCAGACTATTTTACTCATCCAAATCAGTTTGTAAG cATAGCAGATATGTCTACTCCTAAAGATAGAATGGTTCAAGTAGTTCGTTGGTATTTATGCAGTTTCCATGCAGGTCGTAAATCAGGGGTAGCTAAGAAACCATATAATCCAATATTAGGTGAAATTTTTAGATGTCATTGGGATATTCCTAATGATGCTATAGATAGTTCTAATGATACAAAACTAGTTGTTGGAGGTCCTGTACCTTGGTGCAAAGAAAATCAGCTTTCATTTATTGCTGAACAAGTTTCTCATCATCCTCCCA TAAGTGCATTTTATGCTGAACATTATGCAAAAAAGATTAGTTTTGGTGCGCATGTATGGACGAAAAGCAAATTCCTTGGACTGAGTATAGGAGTACATAATGTTGGAAAGGGTTGGGTAAATGTATTACAACATGGAGAAGAATATGTATTGACTTTCCCAAATGGTTATGGTAGATCTATTCTTACTGTACCATGGATAGAGTTAGGGGGGACTGCAACTATTCATTGTACACAAACTGGTTACCATGCTGCTGTAGAATTTTTGACAAAACCTTTTTATGGCGGTAAGCGTAATCGAATTACATGTCAAATTACACAACCAGGAGATAAGAAACCATTTGTTGTTATAAACGGAGAATGGAGTGGTGCCATGGAAGCAAAGTGGTCTGATGGA aGAACTGAAATTTTTGCGGACGTTAAAGAACTTTACACTCAAAGAAAATTAGTGAAGCCAGTGTGTGAACAAGAAGAACACGAATCACGAAAAGTTTGGCGGGATGTAACTGTTGGATTAAGGATTAACGACATGGAAAAGGCAACAGCTGCTAAATGTGCAATCGAACAAAAACAACGAGATGAAGCACGtaatagaaaagaaaacaatattAATTGGCAAACTAAG TTGTTCAAAGAAACTAAAGATGGTAGTTGGGTCTATGTAAAACCACTTGCAGACAGATTACATTCTTGTTCCAATCAAAGTGCTACAACATAA
- the sra gene encoding RRM_RCAN_like domain containing protein Sra, translating into MEKKHGSNIVEEEELEESENIIINEVDGLPNLHPNYQQLELEFDVEKNRSDTNTRTIEDLVHDEDLPTSVIVTNVDPRVFKDDELKEEIQNLFKQFGEDATFQYFRSFRRMRVNYSSPSAAANARIQLHQAHFGETDINCYFAQPVTPIDVEDQHLHPPALTKQFLISPPASPPIGWQPREEGEPLVNHDLLAAIANLSAGGSHELHPGGSGQPGIVVHVCETTNPMKNVPRIQHTRCPEHS; encoded by the exons ATGGAGAAGAAACATGGTTCTAATATAGTGGAAGAGGAAGAACTAgaagaatctgaaaatataattataaatgaaGTTGATGGATTACCAAATTTACATCCTAATTATCAACAATTGGAGCTAGAATTTGATGTAGAAAAAAATCGTTCTGATACAAATACAAGGACTATTGAAGATTTAGTACATGATGAAGATTTACCAACATCAGTTATTGTAACTAATGTAGATCCCAGAGTTTTTAAAGATGATGAATTAAAG GAAGAAATACAGAATCTCTTCAAACAGTTTGGGGAAGATGCtacatttcaatattttagatCATTTAGAAGAATGAGAGTGAATTATAGTTCTCCAAGTGCAGCAGCAAATGCCAGAATACAATTACACCAAGCTCATTTTGGTGAGACAGATATCAACTGTTATTTTGCACAACCTGTTACCCCAATAg aTGTAGAAGATCAACACCTTCACCCACCAGCATTAACAAAACAGTTCCTAATTTCACCACCTGCTTCACCACCTATTGGATGGCAGCCTAGAGAGGAAGGCGAACCTTTAGTTAATCATGACTTATTGGCTGCTATAGCAAATTTATCTGCAG GAGGCAGTCATGAATTACATCCTGGTGGTTCAGGACAACCTGGCATAGTTGTACATGTTTGTGAAACAACAAATCCTATGAAAAATGTTCCACGTATTCAACATACACGTTGTCCAGAACATTCATAA
- the LOC117158138 gene encoding oxysterol-binding protein-related protein 9 isoform X2, which produces MHTHTLINNSEQQITMSTMEGSLSKWTNVVNGWQYRWFVLDDNAGLLSYYTSKEKMMRGARRGCVRLRGAIIGIDDEDDSTFTITTSSYKDDPKTFHFQTRNAEERERWIRALEDTILRHSHARWDPKKSPPKQDFDRKVAEADAYLQLLIDQIKLIETKQRSVATEDEEKQQKYTAILTQANAMLNSVKHTIVQLQIAKNTAIPVNGVYRGPTDSIHVSSSLSHVAVREPEATVQTGIELGSECVELRVPTLPNAVVDRDLPVPQFSYSSSDEDEDYYDAADEISPPAMQNHISIRRDSERSHVDVSNENRKQNPLPPTKGDGSVDYDALYEEESETEMDSMESHGSVVTHLLSQVKIGMDLTKVALPTFILERRSLLEMYADYFTHPNQFVSIADMSTPKDRMVQVVRWYLCSFHAGRKSGVAKKPYNPILGEIFRCHWDIPNDAIDSSNDTKLVVGGPVPWCKENQLSFIAEQVSHHPPISAFYAEHYAKKISFGAHVWTKSKFLGLSIGVHNVGKGWVNVLQHGEEYVLTFPNGYGRSILTVPWIELGGTATIHCTQTGYHAAVEFLTKPFYGGKRNRITCQITQPGDKKPFVVINGEWSGAMEAKWSDGRTEIFADVKELYTQRKLVKPVCEQEEHESRKVWRDVTVGLRINDMEKATAAKCAIEQKQRDEARNRKENNINWQTKLFKETKDGSWVYVKPLADRLHSCSNQSATT; this is translated from the exons ATGCATACACATACACTCATAAATAACAGCGAGCAACAAATAACAATGTCGACGATGGAAGGTTCACTTAGTAAATGGACAAATGTTGTTAATGGATGGCAATATCGTTGGTTTGTTTTAGATGATAATGCTGGTCTTCTATCGTATTATACG AGTAAAGAAAAAATGATGAGAGGAGCACGTAGAGGATGTGTACGTTTAAGAGGTGCTATTATAGGTATTGATGATGAGGACGATAGCACATTTACAATTACTACATCATCATACAAAGATGATCCaaaaacatttcattttcaaacAAGAAATGCAGAGGAACGAGAACGTTGGATTCGTGCTTTAGAAGACACTATATTACGTCATTCACATGCT AGATGGGATCCTAAAAAATCTCCTCCGAAGCAAGACTTTGATCGCAAAGTAGCTGAAGCAGATGCTTACCTTCAATTGTTGATTgatcaaataaaattaattgaaacaaaACAAAGATCTGTTGCTACAGAAGATGAAGAAAAGCAACAAAAATATACAGCAATTTTAACTCAAGCCAATGCAATGCTTAATTCAGTTAAAcatacaattgttcaattacaaattgcaaag AATACAGCAATACCTGTAAATGGAGTATATAGGGGACCCACTGATTCAATACATGTTTCGTCTTCATTATCGCATG ttGCTGTTAGAGAACCAGAAGCAACTGTACAGACTGGTATTGAATTAGGTTCTGAATGTGTAGAACTAAGAGTACCTACATTGCCAAAtg CTGTTGTGGATAGGGATCTCCCTGTACCCCAATTCTCTTATTCATCTTCGGATGAAGACGAAGATTATTATGATGCAGCAGACGAAATATCACCTCCTGCAATGCAAAATCATATCAGTAT AAGACGAGATAGTGAACGTTCACATGTGGATGTATCGAACGAAAATCGGAAGCAAAATCCGTTGCCACCTACAAAAGGTGATGGCTCTGTTGATTACGATG CCCTTTATGAAGAGGAAAGTGAAACAGAAA TGGATTCCATGGAATCCCATGGATCTGTAGTGACTCATCTTCTATCTCAAGTAAAAATTGGTATGGATTTAACAAAAGTAGCATTACCTACATTCATTTTGGAGCGCAGGTCGCTTCTTGAAATGTATGCAGACTATTTTACTCATCCAAATCAGTTTGTAAG cATAGCAGATATGTCTACTCCTAAAGATAGAATGGTTCAAGTAGTTCGTTGGTATTTATGCAGTTTCCATGCAGGTCGTAAATCAGGGGTAGCTAAGAAACCATATAATCCAATATTAGGTGAAATTTTTAGATGTCATTGGGATATTCCTAATGATGCTATAGATAGTTCTAATGATACAAAACTAGTTGTTGGAGGTCCTGTACCTTGGTGCAAAGAAAATCAGCTTTCATTTATTGCTGAACAAGTTTCTCATCATCCTCCCA TAAGTGCATTTTATGCTGAACATTATGCAAAAAAGATTAGTTTTGGTGCGCATGTATGGACGAAAAGCAAATTCCTTGGACTGAGTATAGGAGTACATAATGTTGGAAAGGGTTGGGTAAATGTATTACAACATGGAGAAGAATATGTATTGACTTTCCCAAATGGTTATGGTAGATCTATTCTTACTGTACCATGGATAGAGTTAGGGGGGACTGCAACTATTCATTGTACACAAACTGGTTACCATGCTGCTGTAGAATTTTTGACAAAACCTTTTTATGGCGGTAAGCGTAATCGAATTACATGTCAAATTACACAACCAGGAGATAAGAAACCATTTGTTGTTATAAACGGAGAATGGAGTGGTGCCATGGAAGCAAAGTGGTCTGATGGA aGAACTGAAATTTTTGCGGACGTTAAAGAACTTTACACTCAAAGAAAATTAGTGAAGCCAGTGTGTGAACAAGAAGAACACGAATCACGAAAAGTTTGGCGGGATGTAACTGTTGGATTAAGGATTAACGACATGGAAAAGGCAACAGCTGCTAAATGTGCAATCGAACAAAAACAACGAGATGAAGCACGtaatagaaaagaaaacaatattAATTGGCAAACTAAG TTGTTCAAAGAAACTAAAGATGGTAGTTGGGTCTATGTAAAACCACTTGCAGACAGATTACATTCTTGTTCCAATCAAAGTGCTACAACATAA